Proteins encoded by one window of Hippoglossus hippoglossus isolate fHipHip1 chromosome 15, fHipHip1.pri, whole genome shotgun sequence:
- the elovl5 gene encoding elongation of very long chain fatty acids protein 5, with protein sequence METFNHQLNTYIQSWMGPRDQRVKGWLLLDNYPPTFVLTVMYLLIVWMGPKYMKHRQPYSCRGLMVLYNLGLTLLSFYMFYELITVAWYGGYNLYCQNTHSAPETDNKIMKVLWWYYFSKLIEFMDTLFFILRKNNHQITFLHVYHHASMLNIWWFVMNWIACGHSYFGAAVNSFVHVVMYSYYALSAIPAIRPYLWWKKYITQFQLIQFFLTMFHTSWAAIWPCGFPSGWLYFQFTYMVSLIILFSNFYIQTYKKQSILKKEQQNGSALSRNGHANGTPSTESTAHKKLRVD encoded by the exons ATGGAGACCTTCAATCATCAACTGAACACTTACATACAGTCATGGATGGGTCCCAGAG ATCAGCGGGTGAAGGGATGGCTGCTGTTGGACAACTACCCACCAACCTTTGTGCTCACAGTCATGTACCTTCTGATTGTGTGGATGGGACCCAAGTACATGAAGCACCGGCAGCCGTACTCCTGCAGAGGCCTCATGGTGCTCTACAATCTGGGCCTCACGCTCTTGTCTTTCTACATGTTCTATGAG CTCATTACTGTTGCGTGGTATGGTGGCTACAACCTCTACTGCCAGAACACTCACAGTGCACCGGAAACAGATAATAAG ATCATGAAGGTCCTGTGGTGGTACTACTTCTCCAAGCTCATTGAGTTCATGGACACGCTTTTCTTCATCCTACGAAAGAACAATCACCAGATCACGTTTCTTCACGTCTACCACCATGCCAGCATGCTGAATATCTGGTGGTTTGTTATGAACTGGATAGCCTGCGGCCACT CGTACTTCGGTGCGGCCGTCAACAGCTTTGTCCACGTTGTGATGTACTCGTACTACGCCCTCTCCGCCATCCCAGCCATAAGGCCGTACCTTTGGTGGAAGAAATATATCACACAGTTTCAGCTG ATCCAGTTCTTTTTAACCATGTTCCACACATCCTGGGCTGCCATTTGGCCGTGTGGCTTCCCCTCGGGGTGGCTGTACTTCCAATTCACTTACATGGTCTCGCTCATTATCCTTTTCTCAAACTTCTACATTCAG ACGTACAAGAAGCAAAGTATTTTAAAGAAGGAGCAACAGAACGGCTCTGCTCTATCGAGAAATGGACATGCGAATGGGACACCGTCTACGGAGAGCACTGCACACAAGAAACTGAGGGTGGATTGA